From the genome of Candidatus Electrothrix communis, one region includes:
- a CDS encoding DUF3365 domain-containing protein, translated as MQNNTSAGLKQLRLWCAAALLFWSLLLSGSLGLYVQHEWQSVEFIGKKIGLTAVNKDYVYELWNAHNGGVYAPVNDRNQPNPYLSGVVDRDIITPSGKKLTLINPAHMTRQAYQLEQKTYGIGGHTTSLDAVRPENAPDDWEREALLSFTRGEKDASKLIKKGKKTSMRVMMPAITRESCLQCHIRKGDQVGDIRGGISITFPIDEIAALFQSQFKINALYHLLIYLIGITGLVLFYVQTSKQIKKRVAIEKQLRRQTEEWQSTFDAIPDIITLQDSEMRIIRANRATYDFFQTTPEELVGSTCYSLFRKETTACPGCPGIRSTVDGYQHCSTVEHKFLENFFHICSAPVLDEQGDFQYIVYIARDITDKKKLEEELFQARKMEAIGTLAGGIAHDFNNILAAILGYTEIIKLSLPTNSPLENDFNQIILAGNRATDLIKQILTFSRKKKQQKEQLQIAQTVREAIKMMRSSLPATIDIQEDIDEQCGFVLADPTNIHQIILNLFTNGFHAIGNVQGVLQLILKPVELSLEHIADKPEINPGSFVELTVQDSGQGMDEITMSRIFDPYFTTKEQGAGTGLGLAVIHGIVEDCNGFIEVESVTGQGTAFHVYLPTVENRKKKEKPKEDPRQPLPGGNERILFVDDEVDLTRISDSLLSNLGYSVTVETQSLKALEKFHNDPKAFDLLITDHTMPGLTGGDLARSVLQLRPDLPIILCTGYTAAFSEQEARKIGIKKYAIKPLSTRELAELVRDVLDG; from the coding sequence ATGCAAAATAATACAAGTGCAGGGCTCAAACAACTTCGTCTCTGGTGTGCGGCGGCATTGCTGTTCTGGTCGCTTCTTCTGAGCGGCTCTCTCGGTCTTTATGTTCAACATGAATGGCAAAGCGTAGAATTTATAGGAAAAAAAATAGGACTGACCGCTGTCAACAAAGACTATGTCTACGAGTTATGGAACGCCCATAACGGCGGTGTCTACGCCCCGGTGAATGACAGGAATCAACCGAATCCCTATTTGAGCGGTGTTGTTGACAGGGATATTATCACACCGAGCGGGAAAAAACTCACGTTAATCAACCCCGCCCATATGACCCGTCAGGCATATCAGCTCGAACAGAAAACATACGGCATCGGCGGCCACACCACCAGCCTTGATGCGGTTCGACCGGAAAACGCACCGGATGACTGGGAGAGAGAAGCCCTCCTTTCCTTCACCCGGGGAGAAAAAGATGCTTCAAAGCTGATCAAAAAAGGCAAAAAGACCTCTATGCGAGTCATGATGCCAGCAATCACCCGAGAAAGCTGTCTCCAATGCCATATACGAAAGGGCGATCAGGTCGGCGACATTCGCGGCGGGATCAGCATAACCTTTCCCATTGATGAAATTGCGGCGCTCTTCCAGAGCCAATTCAAAATAAATGCTCTGTATCATTTACTGATTTACCTAATAGGAATAACAGGACTCGTGCTCTTTTATGTGCAGACCAGCAAGCAAATAAAAAAAAGGGTAGCCATTGAGAAGCAATTACGGCGCCAAACAGAAGAATGGCAGAGCACCTTTGATGCTATTCCGGATATTATCACCCTTCAAGACAGTGAAATGCGCATCATCCGAGCAAATCGGGCAACATATGACTTTTTCCAGACAACCCCCGAGGAACTTGTCGGCTCCACCTGTTACAGCCTGTTTCGAAAAGAAACCACTGCCTGCCCCGGCTGCCCTGGAATACGCTCGACTGTTGACGGATATCAGCATTGCAGCACGGTTGAGCATAAATTCCTGGAAAACTTCTTTCATATCTGCTCGGCTCCTGTCCTGGATGAGCAGGGTGACTTTCAGTATATTGTCTATATTGCCCGTGACATAACGGACAAGAAAAAGCTGGAAGAAGAACTTTTCCAGGCCCGGAAGATGGAAGCCATCGGCACCCTTGCCGGAGGAATAGCCCATGATTTCAATAATATTCTTGCTGCAATCCTTGGGTACACAGAAATAATTAAGCTCTCTCTGCCAACGAATAGTCCTCTTGAAAACGATTTTAATCAGATCATTCTTGCAGGCAACCGGGCAACGGATCTTATCAAACAGATCCTCACCTTTAGCAGAAAAAAAAAGCAGCAAAAAGAACAGCTCCAGATCGCCCAGACGGTCAGAGAGGCTATCAAAATGATGCGCTCATCCCTGCCAGCAACCATTGATATCCAGGAAGATATCGACGAGCAATGCGGCTTTGTGCTTGCCGACCCGACCAATATCCATCAAATCATTTTAAATCTCTTCACAAACGGTTTTCATGCCATCGGCAATGTACAGGGGGTCTTGCAACTCATTCTAAAACCTGTAGAACTCTCCCTTGAACATATTGCTGATAAGCCGGAGATAAACCCAGGTTCCTTTGTAGAACTAACGGTGCAGGACAGTGGCCAGGGAATGGATGAAATCACCATGAGCCGCATCTTTGATCCCTATTTTACAACCAAGGAGCAGGGTGCCGGGACAGGATTGGGCTTGGCGGTCATCCACGGTATTGTGGAAGACTGCAACGGATTTATTGAGGTTGAAAGCGTTACCGGGCAGGGAACAGCCTTTCATGTCTATCTGCCGACTGTTGAGAACAGAAAAAAAAAGGAAAAGCCCAAAGAGGACCCTCGCCAGCCGCTCCCAGGCGGTAACGAACGAATCCTCTTTGTTGATGATGAGGTGGACCTTACCCGTATCAGTGATTCCCTGCTGAGCAATCTCGGGTACAGTGTCACAGTTGAAACGCAAAGCCTCAAGGCGCTCGAAAAATTTCATAACGACCCAAAGGCCTTTGACCTGCTGATTACAGACCACACCATGCCGGGACTCACAGGAGGAGATCTCGCCCGTTCCGTCCTGCAACTCAGGCCGGACCTGCCTATCATCCTCTGTACAGGCTACACCGCCGCCTTTTCTGAACAGGAGGCCCGTAAAATCGGCATTAAAAAATATGCTATCAAACCCTTATCCACAAGAGAACTGGCCGAGCTTGTTCGGGACGTGCTTGATGGATAA
- a CDS encoding ATP-binding protein yields the protein MTAIAQRVRRVLVIDDNPEIHNDIKKILQPTTAPDDFDDLLSDITGKPASKAYHAMIQVDSAFQGDEGIRMVRQARREEQPYALAFVDMRIPPGLDGLQTIKKLQMEDDRLQYVIITAHSDYSWQDISNALTSKDSLLVIKKPFESIEIRQSASALIQKWHIAMERENILAALAVQRDLLEDKVKERTAELDRKNILLQKEVEERKKAEEQIRQHRDLLEEEVARRSARIVEQNNFLHTVIDSLPHPFMVVNIADYTVAIANKATREGRSGVPAGEKCYQYLHGLDQPCHKSGLPCPLQDVLRQDEPALLEHNILDRQGNERILEVHTHPVAARQGEDEIQQTIEYCIDITRRKKLEASFLKNSKMALVATLAGGIAHDFNNLLMAIVGNIELAAMNMSPGHSAVGFLDYATEASAQAKDLTHKFLLFSNFDPPARQAVPLGDLVATSCLAVLDGANVVPEFHFSPDLWMGYIDPGQLDLALRELFLNAQEALGTEGGAITLTVENIIRSGQAHPERNKGKFIRITLQDQGVGMDSKDLVNVFDPYFSSKVRGNGKGMGLGLTIASSIIHQHQGYIDIESTKGEGTTVYIEIPAVTEE from the coding sequence GTGACAGCAATAGCACAAAGAGTTCGGCGGGTTTTAGTGATTGACGATAACCCGGAGATTCACAACGATATTAAAAAGATTCTGCAACCGACAACTGCACCTGACGATTTCGACGACCTGCTTTCGGATATTACCGGCAAGCCTGCTTCAAAGGCTTACCATGCGATGATCCAGGTGGATTCCGCCTTTCAGGGTGATGAAGGCATCAGGATGGTTCGTCAGGCCAGAAGGGAAGAGCAACCGTATGCCCTTGCCTTTGTTGATATGCGGATACCTCCCGGTCTTGACGGGTTGCAAACTATCAAGAAATTACAGATGGAGGATGATCGGCTCCAATATGTCATCATAACGGCACATTCTGATTATTCCTGGCAGGATATCAGTAATGCGCTGACCTCCAAAGACAGTCTTTTGGTTATAAAAAAGCCTTTTGAATCCATAGAAATACGCCAGAGCGCCAGTGCCCTTATTCAAAAATGGCATATTGCTATGGAACGGGAGAATATCCTTGCTGCCTTGGCCGTGCAGCGGGATTTATTGGAAGATAAGGTCAAAGAACGGACAGCAGAGTTGGACCGGAAAAATATTCTTCTGCAAAAAGAGGTTGAAGAACGGAAAAAAGCCGAAGAACAGATACGGCAGCACCGGGATCTGCTGGAGGAAGAGGTTGCCCGGAGAAGCGCCCGTATTGTTGAGCAAAATAATTTTCTTCACACCGTGATCGATTCCCTTCCCCATCCTTTTATGGTGGTGAACATTGCTGATTATACGGTTGCCATTGCCAATAAGGCAACACGTGAGGGGCGGAGCGGCGTACCGGCAGGCGAAAAATGCTATCAATATCTGCACGGGTTGGATCAGCCCTGTCACAAGAGCGGTCTTCCCTGTCCTTTACAGGATGTTCTGCGTCAGGATGAACCAGCCTTGCTTGAGCACAACATTCTTGATCGCCAGGGAAATGAACGGATACTGGAAGTCCATACTCATCCGGTGGCAGCCCGACAGGGAGAAGATGAAATACAACAGACCATAGAATACTGTATCGATATCACCCGCCGAAAGAAGCTGGAGGCAAGCTTTCTGAAAAATAGCAAGATGGCGTTGGTCGCAACTTTGGCAGGAGGGATAGCCCATGACTTCAATAACCTCCTGATGGCCATTGTCGGTAATATCGAACTTGCCGCCATGAACATGTCGCCTGGGCATAGTGCAGTAGGATTTCTTGATTATGCAACTGAGGCCTCTGCTCAGGCAAAGGATCTGACCCATAAATTCCTGCTTTTTTCAAATTTTGATCCGCCTGCACGGCAAGCTGTTCCGCTTGGTGATCTGGTCGCTACCAGTTGCTTGGCTGTTCTGGATGGAGCCAATGTCGTTCCGGAGTTTCATTTTTCACCGGATTTATGGATGGGATATATTGATCCGGGTCAGCTGGATTTGGCCCTGCGTGAATTATTTCTTAATGCTCAGGAAGCGCTGGGCACTGAAGGTGGGGCCATTACGCTGACAGTCGAGAATATAATCCGTTCCGGGCAGGCCCATCCTGAGCGGAACAAAGGGAAATTCATCAGGATAACTCTTCAGGATCAAGGTGTCGGCATGGATAGCAAGGATCTTGTCAATGTCTTTGACCCGTATTTTTCAAGCAAAGTACGGGGGAACGGCAAAGGAATGGGGTTAGGATTGACTATCGCTTCTTCAATTATACATCAGCATCAAGGCTATATAGATATTGAGTCAACAAAGGGAGAGGGCACAACCGTTTATATAGAGATTCCTGCTGTAACGGAAGAGTAA
- a CDS encoding HAMP domain-containing sensor histidine kinase, with protein MCCFVVCENFFPEIQAAVRQQGLTDVEVRSFPSHCSSAPIKWSELVDIVRSSWADTVVIFGSYCLRELGAPPEGFSRCQIHQKEQCHHLLCSPTLVDAVQQNGTYLLSPGWLSCWRRHIATWGFDRPTAMEFFGESLRKLLLLDTGTDLDSERHLAEFGSFLQLPTEILPIGLEFLGLSLSHIIADYQQQKIIRQKEEVERQAAESAMTLDLIRMVTRVKSKSEVVSAIIDLFTMLFDPKKIYFIPVSNAEVHFDQVSDLPPEEQLQAQQFYARPERYFLLNKEQGSFLLRIGRKEGTSALLLVSQVTHPLYINQYINTALAISEVCALSIKHVQTLRELVRTSHLAGKAEVATEVLHNVGNTLNSISVSSEHIRETVQQSSSTSLPDIVQLIQDHEEDRENFCTHDPRGKMLPTYFARLSGKLTEEREFLLTETTRQLHHIRRVAEIIRAQQDTAKLIDFTEQVNLTSLLEESLELFQGELDEQRITVERHYGFQQSICAEPHKILQVMNNLIRNAVDAFDGISVEEKKISLSTYPTADRDEVVVEITDNGKGMQQNILQQAFVFGFTTKKDGHGFGLHNAANLTAEMGGSLTGESAGSEQGARFRMRLPVTATGGTE; from the coding sequence GTGTGTTGCTTTGTTGTCTGTGAAAATTTTTTTCCTGAAATACAGGCGGCTGTGCGGCAGCAGGGGCTTACGGACGTGGAGGTTCGATCATTTCCTTCTCATTGCTCCTCCGCTCCGATAAAGTGGTCGGAACTTGTCGATATTGTCAGATCCTCATGGGCGGATACGGTTGTTATTTTCGGCAGCTATTGTTTGCGTGAGCTGGGCGCTCCGCCGGAGGGGTTCTCGCGTTGTCAAATTCATCAAAAGGAGCAGTGTCACCACCTTTTATGCAGCCCGACCCTTGTCGATGCGGTACAGCAGAACGGTACGTATCTGTTGAGCCCAGGCTGGTTGAGTTGCTGGCGAAGGCATATCGCGACCTGGGGGTTTGACAGGCCCACGGCCATGGAATTTTTCGGGGAATCTTTACGGAAACTCCTTTTGCTTGATACAGGCACGGATCTGGACTCGGAGCGACATCTTGCCGAGTTCGGCAGTTTTCTTCAGCTGCCTACCGAGATATTACCCATCGGCTTGGAATTTCTCGGGCTCTCCCTGTCGCACATCATAGCGGATTATCAACAGCAAAAAATTATACGCCAGAAAGAAGAGGTTGAGCGCCAGGCTGCCGAATCGGCAATGACCTTAGATCTCATCCGTATGGTGACGAGAGTAAAATCTAAATCAGAGGTTGTGTCTGCCATTATTGATCTTTTCACTATGCTGTTTGACCCGAAAAAAATATATTTTATTCCGGTGAGCAACGCAGAGGTGCATTTTGATCAGGTTTCTGACCTGCCCCCTGAAGAGCAGCTTCAGGCGCAGCAGTTTTATGCGAGACCGGAAAGATATTTTTTGCTGAATAAAGAGCAGGGGAGCTTTTTGCTACGTATAGGGAGAAAAGAGGGAACTTCTGCTTTATTGCTTGTTTCTCAGGTTACCCATCCTCTCTATATTAATCAGTATATCAATACAGCCCTCGCTATCTCGGAAGTCTGTGCCTTATCTATTAAGCATGTGCAGACTTTGCGGGAATTGGTTCGTACATCGCACCTTGCTGGTAAGGCGGAGGTCGCCACTGAAGTGCTGCATAATGTAGGGAACACGTTGAACAGTATTTCAGTTTCTTCGGAACATATTCGAGAAACTGTCCAGCAAAGCAGCAGTACCAGTCTTCCGGATATTGTCCAGTTGATACAGGACCATGAGGAGGATCGAGAGAATTTTTGCACTCATGATCCCAGGGGGAAAATGTTGCCTACCTATTTTGCCCGGCTTTCGGGGAAATTGACTGAAGAACGAGAATTCCTGCTGACTGAAACGACCCGTCAGCTGCATCATATCCGCCGTGTTGCGGAGATTATTCGAGCCCAGCAGGACACGGCAAAGCTGATTGATTTTACGGAACAGGTGAACCTGACCTCTCTGCTCGAAGAAAGCCTGGAACTTTTTCAGGGGGAGCTGGATGAACAGCGAATTACCGTGGAGCGTCATTATGGTTTTCAACAGAGTATTTGCGCAGAACCGCATAAGATATTGCAGGTTATGAATAATCTTATCCGAAATGCGGTGGATGCCTTTGACGGGATATCGGTTGAAGAGAAGAAAATTTCGTTGAGCACATATCCGACCGCCGACCGGGATGAGGTGGTTGTCGAGATAACCGATAACGGAAAAGGAATGCAACAAAACATTTTACAACAGGCGTTTGTTTTCGGTTTTACCACCAAAAAGGACGGGCATGGTTTCGGTCTCCATAATGCAGCGAATCTGACCGCAGAAATGGGCGGAAGCCTGACAGGGGAAAGCGCAGGATCGGAACAAGGAGCAAGGTTCAGGATGCGGCTTCCTGTAACAGCAACAGGGGGAACAGAGTGA
- a CDS encoding uroporphyrinogen decarboxylase family protein produces the protein MTSMERVLTALGHQEPDRVPLSLLLTIHGARELGLSIREYFSRPEYVVEGQLRMREKYRHDCVNSFCAAAMTVEAFGGEVLWFDDGPPNSGEPIIKTEQDILSLQVPEISSTPCLVRMLKTIEMLKEQVGDEVPIMGIAVSPFSLPVMQMGFPAYIELMHGQPILFNRLMKVNQEFCVAWANAQVQAGATAVCYFDALLSPTITASAHLEIGFRIARDTLARINSPSAIHMATAATLSVIEEVIATGTSMIGVSILDDLAALKAVCRGRLTILGNLNGVEMRRWTSEQAEKNVKEVIEQGAPGGGFILADNGEIPWQVSEEVLLSVSDAVHKWGRYPGCCRTGQGEEV, from the coding sequence ATGACTTCAATGGAACGGGTTCTGACGGCCTTAGGTCATCAGGAACCTGATAGAGTTCCCCTTTCTCTGCTTTTGACCATACATGGAGCCAGAGAACTGGGATTGAGTATCAGGGAATATTTTTCCAGGCCCGAATATGTGGTGGAAGGGCAGTTGCGGATGCGGGAGAAATATCGGCATGACTGCGTGAATTCTTTTTGTGCTGCTGCAATGACTGTGGAAGCTTTTGGCGGAGAGGTTCTTTGGTTTGATGACGGTCCACCAAACAGCGGCGAACCGATTATCAAGACGGAACAAGATATCCTCTCCTTGCAAGTCCCAGAAATATCCAGTACCCCTTGTCTTGTCAGGATGCTAAAGACTATTGAAATGCTCAAGGAACAAGTGGGTGACGAGGTGCCGATTATGGGCATAGCAGTCTCCCCTTTTTCTCTGCCGGTTATGCAGATGGGGTTTCCTGCCTATATTGAGTTGATGCATGGACAGCCCATATTGTTCAATCGGCTTATGAAGGTGAACCAGGAGTTTTGTGTTGCCTGGGCCAATGCCCAAGTTCAGGCTGGGGCAACGGCTGTTTGTTATTTTGATGCCTTGCTTTCTCCCACTATAACTGCGAGCGCACATCTTGAAATAGGATTCAGGATAGCACGGGATACTTTGGCCCGGATCAACAGCCCGTCGGCAATCCACATGGCAACAGCCGCTACCTTGTCTGTTATCGAAGAAGTTATCGCCACTGGAACTTCGATGATCGGCGTGAGTATTTTGGATGATTTAGCCGCATTAAAGGCGGTTTGTCGGGGCAGATTGACGATTCTGGGCAACCTAAACGGGGTTGAGATGCGACGTTGGACCTCGGAACAGGCCGAAAAGAATGTGAAAGAGGTTATTGAGCAAGGAGCACCCGGTGGCGGCTTTATTCTTGCTGATAATGGCGAGATCCCCTGGCAGGTCAGTGAAGAGGTATTACTGTCTGTCTCCGATGCTGTGCATAAATGGGGGCGTTACCCGGGATGCTGCCGAACAGGACAGGGAGAAGAAGTTTGA
- a CDS encoding cobalamin-dependent protein (Presence of a B(12) (cobalamin)-binding domain implies dependence on cobalamin itself, in one of its several forms, or in some unusual lineages, dependence on a cobalamin-like analog.), giving the protein MISKKKEVLAFVDRLVGIDRLGAEKIFNAAREQSSVPQTVDQLILPALEVIGQGWEEGTVALAQVYMSSRICEELMAHIPSPSNPKHAEHPRMAIAVLDDYHLLGKIIVSACLRASGYAFHDYGRVTAQELATNIQKDSIEIILVSALMLRSALQIKEVKRLLEEAGSSTRIIVGGAPFRFDPLLWKEIGADAMGANASEAVAAISSCVEMKERM; this is encoded by the coding sequence GTGATATCTAAAAAAAAGGAAGTATTGGCGTTTGTTGACAGGCTTGTCGGGATTGATCGATTAGGGGCAGAAAAGATATTTAACGCAGCCCGAGAGCAGAGCTCTGTGCCTCAGACAGTTGATCAACTCATTCTGCCAGCTTTAGAGGTCATAGGACAAGGCTGGGAAGAAGGGACGGTTGCCTTGGCCCAGGTCTATATGAGCAGTAGGATCTGTGAGGAATTGATGGCCCATATCCCTTCTCCTTCCAACCCAAAACATGCTGAGCACCCACGTATGGCGATTGCCGTTCTTGACGATTACCATCTTTTGGGGAAGATCATCGTCTCAGCCTGTTTGCGGGCCAGCGGCTATGCATTTCATGATTATGGTCGAGTAACTGCGCAAGAATTGGCGACGAACATCCAAAAGGATTCTATAGAGATTATTCTTGTTTCCGCACTCATGCTCCGTTCAGCTTTGCAGATTAAGGAAGTAAAACGTCTGCTTGAGGAGGCTGGTTCTTCAACCCGAATTATTGTCGGTGGGGCTCCGTTCCGTTTTGACCCCTTGCTTTGGAAGGAAATAGGAGCCGATGCCATGGGCGCGAATGCGAGTGAGGCCGTCGCAGCAATTTCTTCCTGTGTGGAAATGAAGGAGAGAATGTGA
- a CDS encoding uroporphyrinogen decarboxylase family protein yields the protein MTDEQQGAIMTSMERVLATLGHQEPDRVPFFLLLTMHGARELGLSIQEYFSKAEYVVEGQLRMRQKYGHDCLFPFFYAAMEAEAFGAETIWFEDGPPNCGAPIIKSENDIRTLQVPEIEDTCLNMVLEAIRALKKEVGDRVPILGVAISPFSLPVMQMGFSAYIELMYEQPELFNRLMEVNQEFCVNWANAQVQAGATAICYFDPLTSPTMTAPGVHLATGFRIARETLARIDSPTAIHLASGRTLSVVDEIVATGTAAIGVSVMEDLAALKTACRGRLTVLGNLNGVEMRRWTSQQAEEKVREAIGQAGAGGGFILADNHGEIPWQVSEEVLSAISEAVHTWGRYPLCDL from the coding sequence ATGACGGACGAACAACAGGGTGCGATAATGACTTCTATGGAGCGCGTTCTCGCGACCTTGGGGCATCAGGAACCTGATCGGGTTCCTTTTTTTCTCTTGTTGACCATGCACGGAGCCAGAGAGCTGGGGCTGAGTATTCAGGAGTATTTTTCCAAGGCCGAGTACGTGGTGGAAGGTCAGTTGCGTATGCGGCAGAAATATGGTCACGATTGCCTCTTTCCTTTTTTTTACGCCGCAATGGAGGCCGAAGCCTTTGGCGCGGAGACCATATGGTTTGAAGATGGTCCGCCCAATTGTGGTGCCCCGATTATCAAGAGTGAAAACGACATCCGTACCTTGCAGGTTCCAGAAATAGAAGACACTTGTCTGAACATGGTCCTGGAGGCGATCCGAGCCCTGAAAAAAGAGGTGGGAGACAGGGTGCCAATTCTCGGAGTGGCGATTTCTCCTTTTTCTCTGCCTGTTATGCAGATGGGGTTTTCTGCCTATATTGAGCTGATGTATGAACAACCTGAATTGTTTAACCGGCTGATGGAGGTGAATCAGGAGTTCTGTGTGAACTGGGCCAATGCGCAGGTTCAGGCTGGGGCAACGGCTATCTGTTATTTTGATCCTTTGACCTCGCCCACTATGACTGCGCCGGGAGTGCATCTTGCAACAGGTTTCAGGATAGCCCGGGAAACCTTGGCCAGAATAGACTCTCCGACAGCGATTCACTTGGCTTCAGGCAGAACCCTGTCTGTTGTCGATGAAATAGTTGCCACCGGGACAGCCGCCATCGGGGTGAGTGTTATGGAAGATCTGGCCGCGTTGAAGACCGCTTGTCGAGGCAGACTGACGGTGTTGGGTAATCTCAACGGGGTTGAAATGCGTCGCTGGACTTCGCAACAGGCCGAGGAAAAGGTCAGGGAGGCTATAGGTCAGGCAGGTGCCGGGGGCGGGTTTATCCTTGCTGATAATCATGGAGAGATTCCCTGGCAGGTCAGTGAAGAGGTGTTGTCGGCCATTTCAGAAGCTGTGCATACATGGGGGCGTTATCCTCTCTGCGATCTTTAA
- a CDS encoding PilZ domain-containing protein produces MDDIETKQNRINELRVKIYYTETVRDNYKNFHPVLYQTNSYYLERLKKELGELEKSCRDIDDRNQRKFSRVEIQGAVRLDFRSEQYHGVLDNLSLCGSFVKGAFKQSKGDICKIDLKESALDQEVTARAIGSIVRVNDSGIAIEFIAMRTDSYHWLETELLNKAVDPSVLEDEIFQRSIFEFDDDLVYSSTFNCSKNKLKKLLDLP; encoded by the coding sequence ATGGACGACATAGAAACAAAACAAAACCGTATCAACGAGTTAAGGGTTAAGATCTATTATACCGAAACAGTCCGAGATAATTATAAAAATTTCCACCCAGTCCTTTACCAAACAAATTCTTATTATTTAGAGAGATTAAAGAAAGAGCTTGGAGAATTAGAGAAGTCATGCAGAGATATAGATGATAGAAATCAGCGTAAATTCTCCCGAGTAGAAATTCAAGGGGCTGTACGCCTTGATTTCCGCTCAGAGCAATACCACGGTGTTCTTGATAATCTTAGCCTCTGTGGCTCCTTTGTTAAAGGGGCATTCAAACAATCAAAAGGCGATATCTGCAAAATAGACCTCAAAGAATCAGCTTTAGATCAAGAGGTTACTGCTCGCGCCATCGGCTCAATAGTCAGGGTCAATGATAGCGGCATCGCGATTGAGTTTATCGCAATGAGAACAGACAGCTACCACTGGTTAGAAACAGAGCTCTTAAATAAAGCTGTTGATCCTTCGGTTTTGGAAGATGAAATTTTCCAGCGGAGCATCTTTGAATTTGACGATGACTTAGTGTACAGCAGTACTTTTAATTGTAGCAAAAACAAACTGAAGAAATTACTCGACCTTCCTTAG
- the radA gene encoding DNA repair protein RadA: MPPKEQKVYLCTACGHESRKWLGRCPKCGEWDSLNEQKKLKLRTGRPTTEVFPLTGEGGDEPVRLVTGISELDRTLGGGIVPGSMVLIGGDPGIGKSTLILQLLAALAGQQHKVLYASGEESVGQIRMRAERLNVSSEHILLAAENSVQAIIGLTHEVRPAFLAVDSIQTMFSEEVSSAPGSVTQVRESASLFVNLAKRTDLPIILIGHVTKDGSIAGPRVLEHMVDTVLYFEGDSGQVFRVLRTVKNRFGSTNEIGVFEMKESGLAEVDNPSALFLAERPVNVPGSVVMPSIEGTRPILVEVQALVSPSSPGSARRTAIGADPQRLALLTAVLEKKIGVTLFDHDIFLNIAGGIRIDEPALDLGVIVALLSSLYEKVVDPTTVVCGEVGLAGEIRAVGQMEQRLREAQRLGFKTFLMPESSSRQLEAGAAKGIQIQPVRSVHEVVERLFVG, encoded by the coding sequence ATGCCCCCAAAAGAACAAAAAGTCTACCTTTGTACCGCCTGCGGCCATGAAAGCCGGAAATGGCTGGGCCGCTGCCCGAAATGCGGAGAATGGGACAGCCTGAATGAGCAGAAAAAGCTGAAACTTCGTACCGGTCGACCAACAACGGAAGTTTTTCCCCTGACCGGGGAGGGCGGTGACGAACCGGTCCGGTTGGTGACCGGGATCAGCGAGTTGGACCGCACCCTGGGCGGCGGTATCGTGCCCGGCTCAATGGTGCTGATTGGCGGAGACCCCGGCATTGGCAAATCAACCCTGATCCTCCAATTACTGGCAGCCTTGGCAGGCCAGCAGCACAAGGTGCTCTATGCCAGCGGCGAGGAGTCCGTGGGCCAGATTCGGATGCGGGCGGAACGACTGAACGTGAGCAGCGAGCATATTCTTCTTGCTGCGGAAAACTCGGTCCAGGCCATTATCGGGCTGACCCATGAGGTGCGCCCTGCCTTCCTGGCTGTGGATTCCATCCAGACTATGTTCAGCGAAGAGGTCAGCTCTGCTCCCGGTTCGGTCACCCAGGTACGGGAGTCCGCCTCCTTATTCGTCAATCTGGCCAAGCGCACGGACCTGCCCATTATCCTGATCGGCCATGTAACCAAGGACGGCTCCATTGCCGGTCCGCGTGTCCTGGAGCACATGGTGGACACGGTGCTCTATTTTGAAGGCGATAGCGGCCAGGTCTTCCGGGTTTTGCGCACGGTGAAAAACCGCTTTGGTTCCACCAACGAGATCGGTGTCTTTGAGATGAAGGAGAGCGGGCTTGCTGAGGTGGATAACCCCTCGGCCCTGTTCCTTGCTGAACGCCCGGTCAATGTGCCCGGCTCTGTGGTCATGCCCAGCATAGAGGGCACCCGGCCCATTTTGGTGGAGGTTCAGGCCTTGGTCAGTCCGTCCAGTCCAGGGTCGGCCCGCCGGACCGCCATCGGAGCTGATCCCCAGCGTTTAGCCCTGCTGACCGCAGTCTTGGAAAAGAAAATCGGGGTCACCCTGTTTGATCATGATATCTTCCTCAATATTGCCGGTGGCATCCGCATTGATGAACCGGCCTTGGACCTGGGCGTGATTGTGGCCCTGCTCTCCAGCTTGTATGAGAAGGTGGTTGATCCCACCACCGTAGTCTGCGGGGAGGTCGGTCTGGCTGGCGAGATCCGGGCTGTGGGCCAGATGGAGCAACGCCTCCGCGAGGCCCAGCGGCTAGGCTTTAAGACCTTTCTCATGCCTGAATCCAGCAGTCGGCAGCTGGAGGCCGGGGCCGCCAAAGGGATTCAGATCCAGCCGGTTCGTAGCGTGCATGAGGTGGTGGAACGATTGTTTGTGGGGTAG